A stretch of Brassica rapa cultivar Chiifu-401-42 chromosome A08, CAAS_Brap_v3.01, whole genome shotgun sequence DNA encodes these proteins:
- the LOC103836470 gene encoding oxygen-evolving enhancer protein 2, chloroplastic, translating into MAYSACFLHQSALASSSVARSSPSSSSQRYVSLSKLVCKAQQTQEDDTSTVSRRLALTLLVGAAAVGSKVSPADAAYGEAANVFGKPKTNTDFTAYSGDGFQVQVPAKWNPSREVEYPGQVLRYEDNFDATSNLNVMVTPTDKKSITDYGSPEEFLSQVNYLLGKQAYFGETASEGGFDNNAVATANILETNIQDVGGKPYYYLSVLTRTADGDEGGKHQLITATVNGGKLYICKAQAGDKRWFKGANKFVEKAATSFSVA; encoded by the exons ATGGCGTACAGCGCGTGTTTCCTACATCAGAGCGCACTAGCCTCCTCCTCCGTCGCAAGATCATCACCTTCCTCATCATCCCAGCGCTACGTGTCACTCTCTAAACTAGTCTGCAAAGCACAACAGACTCAAGAAGACGATACCTCCACCGTCTCTCGCCGTCTCGCTCTCACACTCCTCGTCGGCGCCGCTGCCGTTGGTTCCAAAGTGTCCCCCGCCGATGCTGCCTACGGTGAAGCTG CAAATGTGTTTGGGAAGCCAAAGACAAACACAGACTTCACTGCATACAGTGGAGATGGATTCCAAGTGCAGGTGCCAGCTAAGTGGAACCCAAGCAGAGAGGTAGAGTATCCAGGACAAGTCCTTAGGTACGAAGACAACTTTGACGCTACTAGCAATCTCAATGTCATGGTCACTCCTACCGACAAGAAGTCCATCACTGATTACGGTTCTCCTGAAGAGTTCCTCTCTCAG GTCAACTATCTTCTAGGTAAACAAGCTTACTTCGGTGAGACTGCCTCTGAG GGAGGCTTTGACAACAATGCAGTGGCAACAGCAAACATTCTGGAGACAAACATTCAGGACGTTGGTGGGAAACCATACTATTACTTGTCGGTGTTGACAAGAACAGCCGATGGAGATGAAGGTGGTAAGCATCAGCTGATCACGGCCACCGTGAATGGAGGGAAGCTTTATATCTGCAAAGCACAAGCTGGAGACAAGAGGTGGTTCAAGGGAGCCAATAAATTTGTGGAGAAAGCAGCCACTTCTTTCAGTGTTGCTTGA
- the LOC103836471 gene encoding protein JASON — MKPNLSLLCRSALRFIDVSACRVMACFLNCFRGRDDRSISHSSLADSKRGGQESQNHLSALFQSEEEAASSPCLGKERFDLDSIHIDKGLRDEARFLKACGTIPETPVEIRKESQKLNSPQHSGTSYFHSWISSSSALGFHLDESPTPLKACEEVGRPSLASEQTPSSCVIDDGDTARVSSASGDADEVESIGTALKGELDRSGRPMLTAGKTKSVRFECDLDQSQSSNSSENSSSRKPEMGGKTTVSSPNPTPLKLSDEMQTPGTVYPANMESARKGRPRIRSQFVHSVSNLMEDASLYNVHDDSYGSLEQEQIEGETPTSATSDEKISKFEASSSPSLYPINEDGGEDFGVLIDITPGVNAMTPGDRPIIGLVAAHWNENEQTEVSPKWWDGNGIPNSTTKYKEDQKVSWHATPFEVRLEKALSEEGGMSLFPRRNLEVMEEDEEDSDISQLQHSVQPCSVVSF, encoded by the exons ATGAAGCCGAACCTAAGTCTATTGTGCAGATCGGCGCTCAGATTCATCGACGTATCCGCTTGCAGAGTCATGGCTTGTTTCCTCAACTGCTTCCGCGGAAGAGACGATCGATCTATCTCTCACTCTTCACTCGCCGATTCCAAA AGAGGAGGTCAGGAATCGCAGAATCATTTATCTGCTTTGTTTCAGTCTGAAG AGGAGGCAGCTTCATCGCCTTGCCTTGGCAAAGAAAGATTTGATTTGGATTCTATACATATTGACAAAGGCCTGCGGGATGAG GCGCGGTTTCTTAAGGCTTGTGGCACTATACCGGAGACGCCTGTTGAAATCAGGAAAGAGTCCCAAAAACTGAATAGTCCTCAACATTCTGGAACTTCTTATTTCCATTCATGGATTTCAAGTAGCTCTGCGCTAGGGTTTCATTTGGATGAATCACCAACTCCCTTGAAAGCTTGTGAAGAGGTGGGGAGGCCATCATTGGCTTCAGAGCAAACACCAAGCAG TTGTGTAATCGATGACGGGGACACTGCGAGGGTCTCATCTGCTTCTGGTGATGCTGATGAAGTGGAAAGCATAGGCACTGCGTTGAAGGGTGAGTTAGACAGATCTGGCAGGCCAATGCTCACAGCTGGAAAGACGAAGTCGGTGCGGTTTGAATGTGATCTTGATCAATCTCAGTCTTCTAACTCTTCTGAGAATAGCAGTTCAAGAAAACCAGAGATGGGTGGCAAAACTACAGTGAGCTCGCCTAATCCGACGCCATTGAAGCTATCTGATGAGATGCAAACTCCCGGAACCGTATATCCAGCAAACATGGAGTCAGCAAGAAAGGGAAGGCCTAGAATCAGGTCGCAGTTTGTGCATTCGGTGTCTAATCTAATGGAAGATGCGTCCTTATATAATGTCCATGATGATTCATATGGGAGCCTAGAACAAGAGCAGATAGAGGGTGAAACTCCCACTTCAGCAACTTCAGATGAGAAAATATCCAAGTTTGAGGCAAGCTCTTCTCCCTCGCTATACCCAATCAATGAAGACGGTGGAGAAGACTTTGGTGTTTTAATCGATATAACACCTGGAGTCAATGCCATGACTCCAGGTGACAGGCCTATCATTGGATTGGTTGCTGCTCACTGGAATGAGAATGAGCAAACTGAGGTTTCACCCAAATGGTGGGATGGGAATGGGATTCCAAATTCCACAACCAAATACAAGGAG GATCAGAAAGTGAGTTGGCATGCAACACCATTTGAGGTGAGACTGGAGAAGGCGCTCTCGGAAGAAGGTGGTATGAGTCTATTCCCTCGAAG GAACCTTGAAGTGatggaggaagatgaagaagactcGGACATATCGCAGCTGCAGCATTCGGTGCAACCATGCTCAGTAGTTTCGTTCTGA
- the LOC103836472 gene encoding tRNA (cytosine(72)-C(5))-methyltransferase NSUN6 isoform X1, protein MKKARVLLKPSLLSRATTIFSSLSPSRLLSNQMETKPSPDPERYCYDPVLRWDPQVEDYFNKAYGPDHFAQISKALTRPSSYSCIRVNTVKTTSDAVIEKLTKILNESDDGLKLLQSDGRSSPISKCQIPGLEYVVFVHGSGPHRIEYGAGLESPPKEVLVSRKCAEAVLRGAQVYVPGVLACTAHVEKGDAVAVCVAMEQPGDDEGDWSVNMTRGTTLQGLPSDPFYCERSGLYIGMGTTMLSRAGMFRVPHGVAVDLSNRVFRLPSFHNVLEGEIFLQNLPSIIAAHALDPQKGERILDMCAAPGGKTTAIAIRMNDEGEIVAADRSHNKVLDVQKLSAEMGLSCITTCKLDALKSVRLPNALSDSTTLVNGDNIGSVTNHSDLSSNEEMAPGRSEAEENASTEQPSGGDNVSQAEIRKNKGRLKNGRGRTQSQGGRAGKSQGFPPNSFDRVLLDAPCSALGLRPRLFAGLETVISLRNHGRYQRKMLDQAVQLVRVGGILVYSTCTINPSENEAVVRYALDKYKFLSLAPQHPRIGGPGLVGRCEFPDGYVEEWLKPGEEEMVQKFDPSSELDTIGFFIAKFSVGPKD, encoded by the exons ATGAAGAAAGCGAGGGTTCTGCTTAAACCCTCTTTACTCTCCAGAGCCACCACCATCTTCTCCTCTCTTTCTCCGTCACGCCTTCTCTCTAACCAAATGGAGACGAAGCCTTCTCCGGATCCAGAGCGTTACTGTTATGATCCAGTGTTGCGATGGGATCCTCAAGTAGAAGACTACTTCAACAAAGCTTATGGACCTGATCACTTCGCTCAAATCTCAAAGGCTCTCAC GCGTCCGTCTTCCTACTCGTGCATTAGAGTGAACACAGTTAAAACAACGAGCGACGCGGTTATCGAAAAGCTTACGAAGATCTTAAACGAATCCGACGATGGCTTGAAGCTATTGCAATCCGATGGAAGGAGTAGTCCCATCTCCAAGTGTCAGATTCCTGGTTTGGAGTATGTTGTTTTTGTCCATGGATCAGGCCCGCATAGAATTGAATATGGAGCTGGGCTTGAAAGCCCACCCAAGGAGGTGTTAGTGAGCAGGAAGTGTGCTGAAGCTGTTCTTAGAGGAGCTCAG GTCTATGTCCCAGGTGTACTTGCTTGCACTGCCCATGTTGAGAAAGGAGATGCGGTTGCTGTCTGTGTTGCTATGGAACAGCCTGGTGATGATGAAGGTGACTGGAGTGTTAATATGACCCGTGGGACCACCCTTCAGGGTTTACCATCAG ATCCTTTCTATTGTGAACGGAGTGGACTATATATCGGCATGGGAACGACTATGCTGTCAAGGGCTGGCATGTTTCGTGTTCCTCATGGAGTTGCGGTGGATTTGAGCAATAGAGTTTTCAGATTGCCTTCTTTCCACA ATGTCCTCGAGGGGGAGATATTTCTTCAAAACCTGCCAAGCATTATTGCTGCTCATGCTCTTG ATCCTCAGAAAGGGGAGAGAATACTAGATATGTGTGCAGCACCAGGAGGGAAGACTACTGCAATTGCTATACGTATGAATGACGAGGGAGAGATAGTGGCAGCAGATAGATCTCATAACAAA GTGCTGGATGTCCAGAAATTATCTGCTGAGATGGGCTTAAGTTGCATAACAACGTGTAAATTGGATGCGCTGAAATCTGTTCGTCTTCCAAACGCACTCAGTGATTCAACAACATTAGTTAACGGTGACAATATTGGTTCTGTTACCAACCATTCTGATTTATCATCAAATGAAGAAATGGCACCTGGAAGATCTGAGGCTGAGGAAAATG CCAGCACTGAACAGCCAAGTGGAGGGGATAATGTTAGCCAAGCTGAAATTAGGAAGAATAAAGGAAGGCTGAAAAATGGTCGGGGAAGAACTCAATCCCAAGGTGGAAGGGCTGGAAAATCACAAGGTTTCCCGCCTAATAGTTTTGATAGAGTCCTACTAGATGCTCCTTGTTCTGCTCTTGGCTTGAGACCTCGTCTTTTCGCTGGACTG GAGACTGTTATATCGTTGAGGAACCATGGAAGGTACCAGCGTAAAATGTTGGACCAGGCTGTTCAATTGGTCCGCGTTGGGGGAATCCTTGTATACTCAAC ATGCACAATTAACCCTAGCGAGAACGAGGCGGTGGTTCGCTATGCTCTGGATAAATACAAATTCCTTTCCTTAGCACCGCAG CATCCTAGGATTGGAGGCCCTGGTCTAGTTGGTCGATGTGAATTCCCTGACGGATATGTCGA GGAGTGGTTGAAACCGGGTGAAGAAGAAATGGTTCAGAAATTCGACCCGTCATCTGAGCTCGATACCATCGGCTTCTTTATAGCTAAGTTCAGCGTCGGCCCCAAAGATTAA
- the LOC103836472 gene encoding tRNA (cytosine(72)-C(5))-methyltransferase NSUN6 isoform X2 → MDLITSLKSQRLSLKTTSDAVIEKLTKILNESDDGLKLLQSDGRSSPISKCQIPGLEYVVFVHGSGPHRIEYGAGLESPPKEVLVSRKCAEAVLRGAQVYVPGVLACTAHVEKGDAVAVCVAMEQPGDDEGDWSVNMTRGTTLQGLPSDPFYCERSGLYIGMGTTMLSRAGMFRVPHGVAVDLSNRVFRLPSFHNVLEGEIFLQNLPSIIAAHALDPQKGERILDMCAAPGGKTTAIAIRMNDEGEIVAADRSHNKVLDVQKLSAEMGLSCITTCKLDALKSVRLPNALSDSTTLVNGDNIGSVTNHSDLSSNEEMAPGRSEAEENASTEQPSGGDNVSQAEIRKNKGRLKNGRGRTQSQGGRAGKSQGFPPNSFDRVLLDAPCSALGLRPRLFAGLETVISLRNHGRYQRKMLDQAVQLVRVGGILVYSTCTINPSENEAVVRYALDKYKFLSLAPQHPRIGGPGLVGRCEFPDGYVEEWLKPGEEEMVQKFDPSSELDTIGFFIAKFSVGPKD, encoded by the exons ATGGACCTGATCACTTCGCTCAAATCTCAAAGGCTCTCAC TTAAAACAACGAGCGACGCGGTTATCGAAAAGCTTACGAAGATCTTAAACGAATCCGACGATGGCTTGAAGCTATTGCAATCCGATGGAAGGAGTAGTCCCATCTCCAAGTGTCAGATTCCTGGTTTGGAGTATGTTGTTTTTGTCCATGGATCAGGCCCGCATAGAATTGAATATGGAGCTGGGCTTGAAAGCCCACCCAAGGAGGTGTTAGTGAGCAGGAAGTGTGCTGAAGCTGTTCTTAGAGGAGCTCAG GTCTATGTCCCAGGTGTACTTGCTTGCACTGCCCATGTTGAGAAAGGAGATGCGGTTGCTGTCTGTGTTGCTATGGAACAGCCTGGTGATGATGAAGGTGACTGGAGTGTTAATATGACCCGTGGGACCACCCTTCAGGGTTTACCATCAG ATCCTTTCTATTGTGAACGGAGTGGACTATATATCGGCATGGGAACGACTATGCTGTCAAGGGCTGGCATGTTTCGTGTTCCTCATGGAGTTGCGGTGGATTTGAGCAATAGAGTTTTCAGATTGCCTTCTTTCCACA ATGTCCTCGAGGGGGAGATATTTCTTCAAAACCTGCCAAGCATTATTGCTGCTCATGCTCTTG ATCCTCAGAAAGGGGAGAGAATACTAGATATGTGTGCAGCACCAGGAGGGAAGACTACTGCAATTGCTATACGTATGAATGACGAGGGAGAGATAGTGGCAGCAGATAGATCTCATAACAAA GTGCTGGATGTCCAGAAATTATCTGCTGAGATGGGCTTAAGTTGCATAACAACGTGTAAATTGGATGCGCTGAAATCTGTTCGTCTTCCAAACGCACTCAGTGATTCAACAACATTAGTTAACGGTGACAATATTGGTTCTGTTACCAACCATTCTGATTTATCATCAAATGAAGAAATGGCACCTGGAAGATCTGAGGCTGAGGAAAATG CCAGCACTGAACAGCCAAGTGGAGGGGATAATGTTAGCCAAGCTGAAATTAGGAAGAATAAAGGAAGGCTGAAAAATGGTCGGGGAAGAACTCAATCCCAAGGTGGAAGGGCTGGAAAATCACAAGGTTTCCCGCCTAATAGTTTTGATAGAGTCCTACTAGATGCTCCTTGTTCTGCTCTTGGCTTGAGACCTCGTCTTTTCGCTGGACTG GAGACTGTTATATCGTTGAGGAACCATGGAAGGTACCAGCGTAAAATGTTGGACCAGGCTGTTCAATTGGTCCGCGTTGGGGGAATCCTTGTATACTCAAC ATGCACAATTAACCCTAGCGAGAACGAGGCGGTGGTTCGCTATGCTCTGGATAAATACAAATTCCTTTCCTTAGCACCGCAG CATCCTAGGATTGGAGGCCCTGGTCTAGTTGGTCGATGTGAATTCCCTGACGGATATGTCGA GGAGTGGTTGAAACCGGGTGAAGAAGAAATGGTTCAGAAATTCGACCCGTCATCTGAGCTCGATACCATCGGCTTCTTTATAGCTAAGTTCAGCGTCGGCCCCAAAGATTAA